In Flammeovirgaceae bacterium, the sequence GCCTTCAAAATTTTGTCCGGCAATTAATAATCCGGAGGGCTGGTGAAAGTTCAGCGCGTACACGGAGTTAGGAAGTTGTGCCAACAGTTGGCCATCATCCGGACGTTCCAGGTTCCATTGCACTACCATGCCGTCACCACCAGCGCTGAAGAAAACAGAATCACAATCGGAGGGTTGCAGTGTATACACACTGTTGCGGTGACCGGTGAACGTATGCAGTTTCTTTACGGTAACAGGCATGCGTAAAAGAAGAATGTGAACTGGAATTTTTGCATCTTGAACCTTCAAAGTTGAGCAACCTGATGCCAATTACCAAAATCGAAGTTTCAAAAGAACGGGCCTGGGGTGTATGGAAAATTGAAGAAGATGAGCTTGGCCTTGTTGAGCAAACCAATGGACTTGACTGCATTCCTGAAAATATACGGCATTCGGGTAAACGACTTGAATATATTGCCGGCCGTGTGTTGGTAAAGCACCTGATGGAAAAAGCGAACCTGCCCTTTACCGGGTTGACCAAGGATGCATATGGAAAGCCGTTGTTGAAAAACTGCTCCTGGCACGTATCGCTTACCCATTCGTTTCCGTTGGTGGCCGCTGTGCTTGATGCCAAAAATTCACCGGGCATTGATTTGGAGCAGGTTAATCCGAAATTGTTGCGCATGGCCCCGCGGATTTTTCACATTACTGAACTGCGCGATGCCGGAAACGATGTAATCAAACACACGGTGTACTGGTGCGGCAAAGAAACGCTGATGAAGATTTACGGCAGGCGCGATGTAGTGTTTGCCGAAAACCTGCTGATTGAACCCTTTAAATTGGACAACAAAGGCGAATTGCGTGGCAGGATTGTTGCGGATAATACCCAAACCCATGTTACCTTGCGCTATTACTTGTTTGATAATTTTGTGCTGGTTATGAATACCTGAAAATGAAGTGGCTTAAATTTTTTCTGGTGATTGTTACGATTTCTGTGCGGGCACAGGTAGTCGCTGATTTCAGTTTGCCCAACGTGGTTGACGGTAAAACAATCCATCTTCGCGATTACCTGAAGCATGCCGGGGTAGTAGTAATTTTTGTGAGTTACGATTGCCCGTTTGATAAGTACTACATGGACCGGATTTTGAAAATTGCCGAAACGTATAAAACGACTTTTCCGGTAGTGCTCATCAACTCCAATTCCGATGAAGTGGAATCGGGTGAGCTTCTTAAGAATTATCTGGTTCAACAGAAAATAACAATACCGTATCTGTTGGATAAAAACCAGATTGAGCTAAAAACTTTCAATGCACACAAAACTCCGGAGTGCTTCGTATTGAAAAACACCGGGCAGAAGTTTACTGTGGTTTACCGCGGGGCTATTGACGACAGCCCCCAGTCGGCCGCTGATGTACGGGAAGCGTACCTTACCGATGCTATTGAAAAGGTACTGGCCGGGCAACGCATTGAAGTGGCCGAGCACCGCCCGCCCGGCTGCAGTATACGGTAGCGTTAATTCTCTTTAGCTTTTTGGATGGCCTCCAGCATCTGCTGCTTTACTTTGGTTACCCGCTCTTTTTCCGATTCGAGGTATTCGCGCAGATCTTCACCCGTATATTCTTCCGGTCTGAAATTGTTCATCCATTGCATCATGGCCTTGCCGGCCGAGTCCAGTTGCAGGATTTTCTGTTCCAGTTCTTTTTTCTTTTCAGGAACCAGGTCAGCACTTTTTTCAACCGTTTCTTTCAGTTCGCGCTTTAGCTTCATAATGTCGTCCATACGGGGCATTACTTCGTCATGAATGTCCATTACCTGGTTGTACAACACCTTGTTGGGGTCGTCCGTAGCCGGCTCGCTGGCCTGGTTATCTTTGTTTTTACCACAGGAAACAAGCCCGATAACGAACAGGAGTGCAAACGTTTTTTTCATGATTATTTAGGTAATTAAGGCAATAAAGGTAGGTTAATGGGTGCATGTGATCAAATCGCCTAACGGGCATTTGGTTGAAAAAAAGTTTTATTCAACCATTGCACGGCAAATCAAATTCATCTTTATTAGGGCATTATTTAGCAGTAAGTATGTTCAACAACACGTGGTTTTACTTTTATTATTTCTTTTTTCAGCCCTACACCGGGATTGAGCGAAGAGTAATTTGTTGTTGACAAAACGATAAAAACAAACGCAGAAAGTCCCGGATAACCTCCGGGACTTTTTGTTTGGCCTCAGCCCTCCCGTCCTCCATCTTTTGAGTGGAGAGGGAGGTGAGAAGGAAAGAGGTAAATAAAAAGTGATGAATAAAAGGAAGAGGATACGGGTTGCAATCCAGGGAATTGCCACCAGTTTTCACGAAGTGGCTGCGAAAGCATATTTCGGGAATGCCATTGAAACGGTGGAGTGCCTGACGTTTCATGAATTATGTAAGGTGCTGAGCCAGGGAAAAGTTGATTATGCAGTAATGGCTATAGAAAACTCCATTGCCGGCAGCATCTTGCCGAACTACTTCCTGCTGCAGCAGCATCACTTCAGCATCGTTGGCGAGTTGTACCTGCCCATCCACCTGCACCTGATGGCATTGCCCGGAGTGAAAATGAATGAAATTGAGGTCATTGAATCGCACCCGATGGCCATCCGCCAATGTTCGGAGTTTTTGCAAAGCCTGAACGGTGTTGATATCCGCGAAAGCGATGATACGGCTTATTCGGCCCGAAGGGTGAAAGAAAAAAAACTGAGGAACACGGCCGCCATTGCCAATGAACTGGCTGCCAAAAAATTCGGGTTGCAGATTCTTGAAAAGGGAATTGAAACGCATAAGAAAAATTTTACGCGCTTTCTGATGCTCACCAGGCGCATGAATGGCAAAGCCGAAAGCAATAAGGCTTCGCTATGTTTTGAAGTCGCTAACGAAGTAGGCAGCCTGGCTGATGCGTTACTGGTATTTAAATCGCACCGGATTAACCTTACAAAAATTCAGTCGATACCGATTATCGGTAAGCCAAGCGAATACTCCATTCATGTAGATGTGGAGTGGGCCAGGCGTAAGCAGTATGATGACGCCATGAAGGAAGTAATGCGGCAGGTGAAAAACCTGAACATTCTGGGTGAGTACAAAAAAGCAAAAATTGAATACAACTGATATGATCATAGAGCCATCAAAACGGGTTGAAGGTGTTGAAGAATATTACTTCAGCAGGAAGCTTGCCGAAGTACGTAAACTCGATACGCCTGAGTACCCGGTAATTAATTTAGGTATTGGCAGCCCGGATTTACCACCAGCG encodes:
- a CDS encoding prephenate dehydratase, whose amino-acid sequence is MNKRKRIRVAIQGIATSFHEVAAKAYFGNAIETVECLTFHELCKVLSQGKVDYAVMAIENSIAGSILPNYFLLQQHHFSIVGELYLPIHLHLMALPGVKMNEIEVIESHPMAIRQCSEFLQSLNGVDIRESDDTAYSARRVKEKKLRNTAAIANELAAKKFGLQILEKGIETHKKNFTRFLMLTRRMNGKAESNKASLCFEVANEVGSLADALLVFKSHRINLTKIQSIPIIGKPSEYSIHVDVEWARRKQYDDAMKEVMRQVKNLNILGEYKKAKIEYN
- a CDS encoding 4'-phosphopantetheinyl transferase superfamily protein; protein product: MPITKIEVSKERAWGVWKIEEDELGLVEQTNGLDCIPENIRHSGKRLEYIAGRVLVKHLMEKANLPFTGLTKDAYGKPLLKNCSWHVSLTHSFPLVAAVLDAKNSPGIDLEQVNPKLLRMAPRIFHITELRDAGNDVIKHTVYWCGKETLMKIYGRRDVVFAENLLIEPFKLDNKGELRGRIVADNTQTHVTLRYYLFDNFVLVMNT
- a CDS encoding redoxin domain-containing protein, which produces MKWLKFFLVIVTISVRAQVVADFSLPNVVDGKTIHLRDYLKHAGVVVIFVSYDCPFDKYYMDRILKIAETYKTTFPVVLINSNSDEVESGELLKNYLVQQKITIPYLLDKNQIELKTFNAHKTPECFVLKNTGQKFTVVYRGAIDDSPQSAADVREAYLTDAIEKVLAGQRIEVAEHRPPGCSIR